One region of Oncorhynchus keta strain PuntledgeMale-10-30-2019 chromosome 24, Oket_V2, whole genome shotgun sequence genomic DNA includes:
- the LOC118357550 gene encoding progranulin-like isoform X2: MIGVVCLALLGLTSALICPDGGMCDDGNTCCKTPSGGYGCCPLPNAECCSDHLHCCYEGTVCDLIHSKCLNKTVSLPWVRRVSAQHIISPLLVEGVRAVICPDGESECPDDTTCCQLPEGSWGCCPLAKAVCCEDKMHCCPEGTKCDLAHSKCVSPTLETFAMREKGPAMKKQTVTCPGGTSRCPNGTTCCLLTSGDYGCCPYLEAVCCTDKLHCCPGNTTCDLEHDMCTSPNTQTPLAKKTPAISNDVVCPDKVSSCPEETTCCLLGDRSYGCCPMPSAVCCPDHLHCCPGGTTCDLEQSTCVSKHGQTSMAVKFPATLTTTSLQSTVNAVPCNDSVACADGTTCCKLLNGEWACCPLPKAVCCDDHLHCCPHGTICNLAESTCDDPTSGSALVTMLDKVPAFSYVSQEEPLPNSICDKSTSCPGKSTCCKTTTGNWACCPLPNAVCCDDHLHCCPHGTVCNLEASTCDDPSGFNMPWVTKVAALTTQAQLATEKCDEKTMCPGGTTCCRQNSGQWACCPLPHAVCCDDHEHCCPKGYTCNVAEQTCDKAGILSLPWIPRVPALLLHRVLPQAIAPSFPLAKNMCDPHTSCPKYTTCCFMNKAGKWGCCPLPKAVCCANGDHCCPSGYSCDGHKTSCTKGPLTIPWYRKVKALTEGAMLKDVKCDDKSSCASGATCCKLPTGEWGCCPLVKAVCCTDHEHCCPQGYSCNMQTGTCEKLVEAILLRTVPLTKAAESQQRAAEMSIDVTCDSTGEYSCPKLETCCKTSPTEWSCCPAPKAICCADTRHCCPVGYTCDLERGGCSQQAELTWDVFYSHDKKRDFVPF, translated from the exons ATAGGGGTGGTGTGTTTGGCCCTCCTAGGCCTGACCTCAGCCCTGATTTGTCCCGATGGTGGGATGTGTGACGACGGCAACACCTGCTGCAAGACCCCCAGTGGTGGATATGGCTGCTGTCCATTACCAAAT GCTGAGTGCTGTTCCGACCACCTGCATTGCTGCTATGAGGGGACAGTGTGTGACTTAATCCACTCCAAGTGCCTCAATAAAACAGTCTCTCTGCCGTGGGTCAGAAGAGTCTCCGCACAACACATCATCAGCCCTCTG ctggtggagggagtgagggcAGTCATTTGTCCCGACGGCGAGTCGGAGTGTCCGGACGACACCACCTGCTGTCAACTCCCAGAAGGCTCCTGGGGCTGCTGTCCGCTGGCCAAG gcaGTGTGCTGTGAGGACAAGATGCACTGCTGTCCAGAGGGCACCAAGTGTGACCTAGCCCACTCCAAGTGTGTGTCTCCCACCCTGGAGACATTTGCCATGAGGGAAAAGGGGCCTGCAATGAAGAAGCAGACGG TGACCTGCCCAGGTGGTACGAGCAGATGCCCAAACGGAACCACCTGTTGCCTGCTGACCAGTGGCGACTATGGCTGCTGCCCCTACCTGGAG GCTGTATGCTGTACCGACAAACTCCACTGTTGCCCCGGCAATACAACCTGTGACCTAGAGCATGATATGTGCACTTCCCCCAACACACAGACCCCACTGGCTAAGAAGACCCCTGCCATCTCCAACGATG TGGTTTGCCCAGACAAGGTGTCATCGTGTCCTGAAGAGACCACTTGCTGCCTGTTGGGGGATAGGAGCTATGGCTGCTGCCCTATGCCAAGT gCTGTGTGTTGTCCGGACCACCTCCACTGCTGTCCTGGGGGAACCACCTGTGACCTGGAACAGAGCACCTGTGTGTCTAAACACGGCCAAACCTCCATGGCTGTCAAATTCCCCGCCACATTGACCACGACATCCCTACAGAGCACCG TCAATGCTGTGCCCTGCAACGACTCTGTGGCCTGCGCTGATGGAACCACGTGCTGTAAATTACTAAATGGAGAATGGGCCTGCTGCCCCTTACCCAAG GCTGTGTGTTGTGATGACCACCTCCACTGCTGCCCCCACGGGACCATCTGTAACCTGGCAGAGAGTACGTGTGATGACCCCACTTCGGGCTCTGCCCTGGTAACCATGCTGGACAAGGTGCCCGCCTTTAGCTATGTGTCGCAGGAGGAGCCGCTGCCCAACAGCATATGTGACAAATCCACGTCGTGCCCGGGCAAATCCACGTGCTGCAAGACCACCACAGGAAACTGGGCATGCTGCCCCCTGCCCAAT GCTGTGTGTTGCGATGACCACCTTCACTGCTGCCCCCACGGCACTGTGTGTAACCTGGAGGCCAGTACCTGCGATGACCCCTCAGGCTTCAACATGCCGTGGGTCACGAAGGTGGCAGCACTCACCACGCAGGCACAACTGGCCACTGAGAAGTGTGACGAAAAGACCATGTGCCCCGGGGGCACCACCTGCTGCAGACAGAACTCAGGACAGTGGGCATGCTGTCCTCTACCTCAT GCGGTCTGCTGCGACGACCATGAGCACTGCTGCCCTAAAGGCTACACGTGTAACGTGGCCGAGCAGACCTGTGACAAAGCAGGGATTCTCAGTTTGCCCTGGATCCCcagggtgccagccctgctccTGCACAGAGTGCTTCCTCAGGCAATtgccccctccttccccctaGCCAAGAACATGTGTGACCCCCACACCAGCTGTCCCAAATATACCACCTGCTGCTTCATGAACAAAGCTGGCAAGTGGGGATGCTGCCCCCTGCCAAAG GCGGTGTGCTGTGCCAACGGAGACCACTGCTGCCCCAGCGGCTACAGCTGTGATGGCCACAAGACCTCCTGCACTAAGGGCCCCCTGACCATTCCCTGGTACCGCAAAGTGAAGGCCCTGACTGAGGGAGCCATGTTGAAAGATGTAAAGTGTGACGACAAGAGCAGCTGTGCCTCGGGGGCCACCTGCTGCAAGCTGCCCACAGGCGAATGGGGCTGCTGTCCCCTGGTCAAG GCTGTTTGCTGTACAGACCATGAGCACTGCTGTCCCCAAGGCTACAGCTGCAACATGCAGACTGGGACCTGTGAGAAACTGGTAGAGGCTATACTCCTCCGTACGGTGCCCCTGACAAAGGCAGCAGAGTCCcagcagagggcagcagagaTGAGTATAGATGTGACTTGTGACAGCACTGGAGAGTACAGCTGTCCCAAACTGGAAACCTGCTGCAAGACTTCACCCACGGAATGGTCCTGCTGCCCTGCACCAAAG GCCATATGCTGCGCGGACACCAGGCACTGCTGCCCCGTGGGATACACATGTGACCTGGAGCGGGGAGGCTGCTCCCAGCAGGCTGAGTTGACCTGGGACGTGTTCTACAGCCACGACAAAAAGAGGGACTTTGTTCCGTTTTGA
- the LOC118357550 gene encoding progranulin-like isoform X1, with product MIGVVCLALLGLTSALICPDGGMCDDGNTCCKTPSGGYGCCPLPNAECCSDHLHCCYEGTVCDLIHSKCLNKTVSLPWVRRVSAQHIISPLLVEGVRAVICPDGESECPDDTTCCQLPEGSWGCCPLAKAVCCEDKMHCCPEGTKCDLAHSKCVSPTLETFAMREKGPAMKKQTAVTCPGGTSRCPNGTTCCLLTSGDYGCCPYLEAVCCTDKLHCCPGNTTCDLEHDMCTSPNTQTPLAKKTPAISNDVVCPDKVSSCPEETTCCLLGDRSYGCCPMPSAVCCPDHLHCCPGGTTCDLEQSTCVSKHGQTSMAVKFPATLTTTSLQSTVNAVPCNDSVACADGTTCCKLLNGEWACCPLPKAVCCDDHLHCCPHGTICNLAESTCDDPTSGSALVTMLDKVPAFSYVSQEEPLPNSICDKSTSCPGKSTCCKTTTGNWACCPLPNAVCCDDHLHCCPHGTVCNLEASTCDDPSGFNMPWVTKVAALTTQAQLATEKCDEKTMCPGGTTCCRQNSGQWACCPLPHAVCCDDHEHCCPKGYTCNVAEQTCDKAGILSLPWIPRVPALLLHRVLPQAIAPSFPLAKNMCDPHTSCPKYTTCCFMNKAGKWGCCPLPKAVCCANGDHCCPSGYSCDGHKTSCTKGPLTIPWYRKVKALTEGAMLKDVKCDDKSSCASGATCCKLPTGEWGCCPLVKAVCCTDHEHCCPQGYSCNMQTGTCEKLVEAILLRTVPLTKAAESQQRAAEMSIDVTCDSTGEYSCPKLETCCKTSPTEWSCCPAPKAICCADTRHCCPVGYTCDLERGGCSQQAELTWDVFYSHDKKRDFVPF from the exons ATAGGGGTGGTGTGTTTGGCCCTCCTAGGCCTGACCTCAGCCCTGATTTGTCCCGATGGTGGGATGTGTGACGACGGCAACACCTGCTGCAAGACCCCCAGTGGTGGATATGGCTGCTGTCCATTACCAAAT GCTGAGTGCTGTTCCGACCACCTGCATTGCTGCTATGAGGGGACAGTGTGTGACTTAATCCACTCCAAGTGCCTCAATAAAACAGTCTCTCTGCCGTGGGTCAGAAGAGTCTCCGCACAACACATCATCAGCCCTCTG ctggtggagggagtgagggcAGTCATTTGTCCCGACGGCGAGTCGGAGTGTCCGGACGACACCACCTGCTGTCAACTCCCAGAAGGCTCCTGGGGCTGCTGTCCGCTGGCCAAG gcaGTGTGCTGTGAGGACAAGATGCACTGCTGTCCAGAGGGCACCAAGTGTGACCTAGCCCACTCCAAGTGTGTGTCTCCCACCCTGGAGACATTTGCCATGAGGGAAAAGGGGCCTGCAATGAAGAAGCAGACGG CAGTGACCTGCCCAGGTGGTACGAGCAGATGCCCAAACGGAACCACCTGTTGCCTGCTGACCAGTGGCGACTATGGCTGCTGCCCCTACCTGGAG GCTGTATGCTGTACCGACAAACTCCACTGTTGCCCCGGCAATACAACCTGTGACCTAGAGCATGATATGTGCACTTCCCCCAACACACAGACCCCACTGGCTAAGAAGACCCCTGCCATCTCCAACGATG TGGTTTGCCCAGACAAGGTGTCATCGTGTCCTGAAGAGACCACTTGCTGCCTGTTGGGGGATAGGAGCTATGGCTGCTGCCCTATGCCAAGT gCTGTGTGTTGTCCGGACCACCTCCACTGCTGTCCTGGGGGAACCACCTGTGACCTGGAACAGAGCACCTGTGTGTCTAAACACGGCCAAACCTCCATGGCTGTCAAATTCCCCGCCACATTGACCACGACATCCCTACAGAGCACCG TCAATGCTGTGCCCTGCAACGACTCTGTGGCCTGCGCTGATGGAACCACGTGCTGTAAATTACTAAATGGAGAATGGGCCTGCTGCCCCTTACCCAAG GCTGTGTGTTGTGATGACCACCTCCACTGCTGCCCCCACGGGACCATCTGTAACCTGGCAGAGAGTACGTGTGATGACCCCACTTCGGGCTCTGCCCTGGTAACCATGCTGGACAAGGTGCCCGCCTTTAGCTATGTGTCGCAGGAGGAGCCGCTGCCCAACAGCATATGTGACAAATCCACGTCGTGCCCGGGCAAATCCACGTGCTGCAAGACCACCACAGGAAACTGGGCATGCTGCCCCCTGCCCAAT GCTGTGTGTTGCGATGACCACCTTCACTGCTGCCCCCACGGCACTGTGTGTAACCTGGAGGCCAGTACCTGCGATGACCCCTCAGGCTTCAACATGCCGTGGGTCACGAAGGTGGCAGCACTCACCACGCAGGCACAACTGGCCACTGAGAAGTGTGACGAAAAGACCATGTGCCCCGGGGGCACCACCTGCTGCAGACAGAACTCAGGACAGTGGGCATGCTGTCCTCTACCTCAT GCGGTCTGCTGCGACGACCATGAGCACTGCTGCCCTAAAGGCTACACGTGTAACGTGGCCGAGCAGACCTGTGACAAAGCAGGGATTCTCAGTTTGCCCTGGATCCCcagggtgccagccctgctccTGCACAGAGTGCTTCCTCAGGCAATtgccccctccttccccctaGCCAAGAACATGTGTGACCCCCACACCAGCTGTCCCAAATATACCACCTGCTGCTTCATGAACAAAGCTGGCAAGTGGGGATGCTGCCCCCTGCCAAAG GCGGTGTGCTGTGCCAACGGAGACCACTGCTGCCCCAGCGGCTACAGCTGTGATGGCCACAAGACCTCCTGCACTAAGGGCCCCCTGACCATTCCCTGGTACCGCAAAGTGAAGGCCCTGACTGAGGGAGCCATGTTGAAAGATGTAAAGTGTGACGACAAGAGCAGCTGTGCCTCGGGGGCCACCTGCTGCAAGCTGCCCACAGGCGAATGGGGCTGCTGTCCCCTGGTCAAG GCTGTTTGCTGTACAGACCATGAGCACTGCTGTCCCCAAGGCTACAGCTGCAACATGCAGACTGGGACCTGTGAGAAACTGGTAGAGGCTATACTCCTCCGTACGGTGCCCCTGACAAAGGCAGCAGAGTCCcagcagagggcagcagagaTGAGTATAGATGTGACTTGTGACAGCACTGGAGAGTACAGCTGTCCCAAACTGGAAACCTGCTGCAAGACTTCACCCACGGAATGGTCCTGCTGCCCTGCACCAAAG GCCATATGCTGCGCGGACACCAGGCACTGCTGCCCCGTGGGATACACATGTGACCTGGAGCGGGGAGGCTGCTCCCAGCAGGCTGAGTTGACCTGGGACGTGTTCTACAGCCACGACAAAAAGAGGGACTTTGTTCCGTTTTGA